The following proteins are co-located in the Planctomycetia bacterium genome:
- a CDS encoding RNA-binding transcriptional accessory protein: MTTPDAPNHEPEAAHTPLSAESNSPPVTEPAPTAETVSAVSEPVPAVETATDDSTASTVVKVPEVVVHYDLGRIAQDLQIRKVQVEAVVHMLDEGNTIPFITRYRKERTGGLNEDVLRMIQKRIQQQRSLAERKQTILRNITTQGKLTDELRDAILHCEHPKRLEDLYLPFKPKKKSLAAAAREKGLGELAASIWNRDPVVNNLAELLPTLVNPEKGVNTADDILIGVGHILAEQIAELPEVRDLGRRFLWDTARLVSTKNDNVAEGQGQEYKDYFEFSDSVRHLPPHRVLALNRGERENVLKVKFDADLPRLLGYVLERLPLHEHPHAGLIQGFAEDAVNRLLAPSIEREIRRDLTERAEDHAIVVFARNLRRLLLQPPVHGKRVLAIDPAYRTGCKLAVLDEQGNLLDTSTMYPFGGSSQPKWEKKKKNKEAKAEKEAKPEAVAAPAAASTTESPASETPVAVSDSPSSTETPDAAQGSEAAPVADAAVAEVTPAAPAETPAAEPTPEQTASRKAEAKAKLVELVKQHQCQVIAIGNGTASRETEELVAAAISESLPGMSYIIVNEAGASHYSTSPIAREEFPNHDATARGTVSIGRRLQDPLSELVKIDPQNLGVGLYQHDIAEKRLKESLEGVVESCVNFVGVNLNTASAPLLRYVAGLNQLRAHAIVEYRKEKGPFKSREDLRQVPGIGEVTYTQATGFLRIPESANPLDNSAVHPESYEAVTKLLGKLELTPAVLSDGAALLDLKSKLQALPAEPTAAELGIGLPTYHDLIEAIVKPGRDPREELPAPIFKQGILQLEDLKPGTELKGTVQNVVDFGAFVDVGLKDSGLVHISQLANKFIKSPYDIVSVGDVVTVWVMSVDMDRKRVSLTMIAPGTERKHPEPRRGAGPVPAQEGQGFRRDHRGPPGPRRHPGPRQESGEGGQRTEGGERRFDQRNQNRPPGRFSGGPGGASGRFGGNRRMPPRPAGHQQGGDAPSTQPPHHKPAPKRKDKPKPKLTEAALTGKAPLRTFGELKALFETKKPQDEPAPQPAAQPAVETSQVDASTVTQDAENKSE, translated from the coding sequence ATGACGACTCCTGATGCGCCCAACCACGAACCCGAGGCAGCGCACACACCTCTCTCTGCTGAATCGAATTCCCCTCCTGTTACAGAGCCTGCGCCAACAGCCGAAACGGTGTCGGCTGTGAGTGAGCCTGTTCCGGCGGTTGAAACGGCAACAGATGATTCTACTGCATCTACAGTTGTCAAAGTTCCAGAAGTTGTGGTGCATTACGATCTTGGGCGCATTGCTCAGGATCTGCAGATTCGCAAGGTGCAGGTGGAAGCCGTCGTCCACATGCTTGACGAAGGAAACACCATTCCCTTCATCACGCGATACCGCAAGGAACGGACCGGCGGTCTGAATGAAGATGTTCTGCGTATGATCCAGAAGCGCATTCAACAGCAGAGGTCGCTGGCAGAACGTAAGCAGACCATTCTCCGCAATATCACCACGCAAGGTAAACTGACCGACGAACTGCGCGACGCCATTCTGCACTGCGAACATCCCAAGCGGCTTGAAGATTTATATCTGCCCTTCAAGCCCAAGAAAAAATCGCTGGCTGCTGCTGCTCGGGAAAAAGGACTGGGCGAACTGGCTGCATCCATCTGGAATCGCGATCCCGTGGTAAATAACCTCGCGGAACTCTTGCCTACACTGGTGAATCCCGAAAAAGGCGTGAACACTGCGGATGATATCCTCATAGGTGTTGGACATATCCTGGCAGAGCAGATTGCAGAACTGCCTGAAGTGCGCGATCTGGGCCGACGTTTCCTGTGGGACACCGCGCGACTCGTTTCCACCAAGAACGATAACGTTGCAGAAGGCCAGGGGCAGGAATACAAGGATTACTTTGAGTTTAGTGATAGCGTTCGCCATCTGCCCCCGCACCGCGTGCTGGCACTCAACCGGGGTGAACGGGAGAATGTGCTCAAAGTCAAGTTTGATGCTGATCTGCCCAGGCTGCTTGGGTATGTACTGGAACGATTACCTTTGCATGAGCACCCTCATGCCGGTTTGATTCAAGGTTTTGCTGAGGATGCTGTCAATCGCCTGCTGGCTCCCAGCATTGAACGGGAAATCCGCCGCGATCTGACGGAGCGTGCCGAGGATCATGCCATCGTGGTCTTTGCCCGCAATCTACGTCGTTTATTGTTGCAGCCACCGGTGCATGGCAAACGGGTGCTGGCCATCGACCCTGCTTACCGAACCGGTTGTAAGCTGGCAGTTCTTGATGAGCAAGGCAATCTGCTGGACACTTCCACCATGTATCCTTTTGGTGGATCAAGCCAGCCTAAATGGGAAAAGAAGAAAAAGAACAAGGAAGCCAAGGCAGAAAAAGAGGCCAAGCCTGAGGCAGTTGCTGCACCGGCAGCAGCTTCCACGACAGAGTCGCCGGCCTCCGAAACACCAGTAGCAGTAAGCGATTCACCTTCATCGACTGAAACACCTGATGCTGCTCAGGGTTCTGAGGCTGCTCCCGTTGCTGATGCTGCAGTTGCAGAAGTAACACCTGCTGCACCGGCAGAGACGCCAGCCGCTGAACCAACACCAGAACAGACCGCCAGTCGCAAGGCAGAAGCCAAGGCCAAACTCGTTGAACTGGTCAAGCAGCATCAGTGCCAGGTGATTGCGATAGGCAACGGTACCGCCAGCCGGGAGACTGAGGAACTGGTGGCAGCTGCCATATCGGAATCATTGCCCGGCATGTCCTACATCATTGTCAACGAAGCCGGTGCCAGCCATTATTCAACCAGCCCTATTGCTCGCGAAGAATTTCCCAACCATGATGCCACCGCACGAGGTACAGTTTCCATCGGGCGGCGTTTGCAGGATCCGTTGAGTGAACTCGTCAAAATTGATCCGCAAAACCTGGGAGTTGGTCTGTATCAACATGACATTGCAGAAAAGCGGCTGAAGGAATCGCTGGAAGGCGTAGTCGAATCATGCGTCAATTTTGTGGGTGTGAACCTTAACACGGCCAGCGCTCCGTTGTTGCGCTATGTCGCCGGGCTGAATCAACTGCGAGCACATGCCATCGTTGAATATCGAAAGGAAAAAGGGCCATTCAAATCACGTGAAGATCTGCGGCAGGTACCTGGCATCGGGGAAGTCACTTATACTCAAGCGACTGGTTTTCTCCGCATTCCTGAATCTGCGAACCCGCTCGATAATTCCGCCGTACATCCTGAAAGTTATGAAGCAGTTACCAAACTGCTGGGTAAGCTGGAACTGACTCCAGCGGTACTCAGTGATGGCGCTGCCCTGTTGGATTTGAAATCGAAACTGCAAGCACTGCCTGCAGAACCTACGGCGGCCGAACTGGGTATAGGTTTGCCGACGTATCATGACTTGATCGAAGCGATCGTGAAGCCAGGCCGCGATCCGCGTGAAGAACTGCCCGCTCCCATTTTCAAGCAGGGCATTCTCCAACTGGAGGATTTGAAACCGGGAACCGAACTGAAAGGCACGGTTCAGAATGTCGTCGATTTTGGAGCATTCGTAGATGTAGGCCTCAAAGATTCTGGCCTGGTGCACATCAGCCAGCTTGCCAACAAGTTTATCAAGAGTCCGTACGATATTGTCTCAGTGGGTGATGTTGTCACCGTCTGGGTGATGTCAGTCGATATGGATCGAAAGCGTGTTTCTCTGACCATGATCGCTCCGGGTACGGAAAGAAAGCACCCGGAACCACGACGCGGTGCTGGACCAGTTCCGGCACAGGAAGGCCAGGGGTTCCGACGTGATCACCGTGGCCCACCAGGACCTCGAAGACATCCCGGTCCCAGGCAGGAATCAGGTGAAGGTGGACAACGCACCGAAGGTGGCGAACGCCGATTCGATCAACGTAACCAGAATAGGCCTCCAGGACGCTTTAGTGGCGGCCCCGGTGGTGCTTCAGGCAGATTTGGTGGCAACCGGCGAATGCCTCCGCGACCTGCTGGCCATCAACAGGGCGGGGATGCTCCATCGACACAGCCACCTCATCACAAGCCTGCACCTAAGCGTAAAGACAAGCCCAAACCCAAACTGACCGAAGCTGCATTGACCGGCAAGGCGCCGCTTCGCACCTTTGGTGAACTCAAGGCACTCTTTGAGACCAAAAAGCCTCAGGATGAGCCAGCACCACAGCCCGCTGCCCAGCCTGCTGTAGAAACCAGCCAGGTAGACGCTTCCACTGTCACACAGGATGCCGAAAACAAGTCTGAATAA